A window of Aptenodytes patagonicus chromosome 1, bAptPat1.pri.cur, whole genome shotgun sequence genomic DNA:
cttAAACACTTTAATCTCCACTTGAATTCTGATAAACAAGGGCGGTTTTCAAAGTCCTCACTGCGCAGCACTGAAAAGCTGCAGCGCTCTTCCCTCTGCAGTTAAGTTTTCCCAAATTTCTTTAAAGAAGGCTCTGACCTAAACCCAGCTTGTTCGCTTCCATCCCTAACATTTACAGTCCTTTCGGATTATAACTCCCCCGATCCACGTGGCTGCACATTGGAGGAACGAGGGCTTTTGTAAGGACTAACGTCATTGACAGATATTGTTTTCTGGTGCCTGGGAAGAATATATTGCTTTCACACAGTGGGGGCAGGATCCGGGCTGGAATTAAGTTCCGAAAAgacaccccccagccccccactcCCCTGCTGTTTTAGAGGCTTTGTGGGAGGACAGATTCCAGTCATTCTTCCCTTAACCACACACCAAGTGACTAATACATCGCCTGTCACTAGTCACTGGGCCGTGAGTGTTATGACAGTGAAATCAGCCCTGAAATGTAGATGCAAAGACCACCCTGCCAGCTCACCTTTAATTTTCCCAATATTTTCTCATGTTCTCCCccgtttttttcttccttgtttcagAACGGTGTTGTCCACAGGGACCTAAAATTGGAAAACATCCTTCTTGATGACAATTTTAATATTAAGGTAGGATTCTTTTTCTCAGCTTCTCAGAATGGATTTGCatgttttgtaacatttttatccAAGGTGTTAGAATAGCCAGTGTTATGGCAACAGCTCCTAAGCAACAGCATATGGCAAGAGGCTCAGGGGTTTGGAGGTTGGGGACTGGTGACGAGTCATACACGCTAAATGAAGCTTTGCATAATTTGGGGGAGAAGGTCCTGTCCTGCTACCCATGGGCCATGATTCCCAAAGCAGCATCTATTTACTGGTAGGAAACAGCAGAGCATTTTGTGCAGTCGGGTTTATTGTAGAAATGATATTattgctggctgctgctgaggctAGGAAAAAACTCTCCTGGTCTACAGGGTTCAAGTGCCTCCTACAGAACACTCTGAATGTCCTTTTGATCATGGCTGGAAAATAAGCAAATAGAGTTTCAAAATAAACCTAGTAAAGCACATGTGCTTCATTAGGAAATGGCCTTGGAACTCCAGACGCAAACGTATACTTTGGATAGTGATGTCAGTGATGTCATTTCCATGTCATTTCTCCCCAGTGAAAGCATGGGAatgaccttttttcccttctttttttttttcctaatggctGTAGCACAAAGATAAATAATGCAGAGATGAGTGTAGTTTCCAGGTGGCTGAACCTGTTTCACTTTCAACTTTGTTCCTCCCTGGGTAGCTGTATGTGTGAGTGGCTGGGTGCGCTCACCTATGGGCAAACAGAGGGAGGGACGCCGAAGAGTTTCTGCTGGTGCGTGCTTGGGCATCCTTGCTTAATTAACAAAGCAATCGAGGAGCTCCCTGTGTAGCCAAGTATCTAAATAGCCTTGATCTTCATTTTGTCTCCACTGAAAGCCACGGGGCTGCGCACACTGCCTTCGGCGCTTCACGCTGGAGAGATTGTCTTCATTTTAAGCTGATGTGCAATGGAAACGGAAAGTAACATATGGTAGCTGCCATCTGTGTAGCGCTGATGACAGAAGCTAACTTGGATCAACTAGTGGATTAAAGGCACATAAATATGTGGTTTCTAAAAATAGGCTTTTACAGAAGGCCCATCCAATGCAATACTTGGATGTTTTGCTTTTAACGTCCAGTGTCAGAGCGAACCTTCCCACTCCTGTTCCAACAGGGACACCGGCTGCAGCAGCCCGAGCTGTTCTCAgcagcactgaaaacaaaaagtagCCTTTCTAGGACATTGTATACGAAACAGGCTTCCGCAGGCAGGATGACCTTTCTTTCCGCATTACACGCCAAACTATCTTCCCAGCTAATCAGAGAATTCTTAAGAGAAAAGAGGAATTTGGGGAATTTGCTAGCTGCGGTGGCCTGGATCTCCGCACTGTGGTCCTCATATGCAAAACCAATCACTTCCCCAAGCCTCCAGGGAGCTGTGCTTTGTCAGAAGGCTccgctccctcccctctcttctTTATGGGAGTCTAATCGTCCTGTGGGGAGAGCGGGAGGATGGGGCAGGGACGGGCAGTGTCGTGTTCGCCTCCAGACTGCGGAGGTGACCCAGGGGCTTCAGAACCACAGATGCATTTCAGCTGCCATAGCGAGTGGCACTGCTGTGGAAGAAATTTGGGTAGCTGCAACTCCCCACATCCCTTCCAATCATTTTGACGTCTTTTTCTTGAAGGCTTTCCTTTCCTGAACTGAGCTGTGTTTAAGCTGCCGTGTAGGTATTTTGCATATTGCCAGCCTTTCCTCAGTTACTTCTCTGCAAACCGTGAGGCACGCCTCTGAGCGGGCAAGGCTGCCTCAGTGTGGGTAGGTGGCTGCAAGCTCCCTTGTTGTCCCCTGGTAACTATTTCTGCAAAGGGTGAAAATGCAGCTAAAAAATAGACCGAGCTTGGGAAGCAGTTGGAATTTCATACATCTTAGTATCAATAGCGTTTGAATTTGAGTTATTTCAAGAGATGActttttgtattgttttcctttttctccccgcTCTCTTTTTTTTATGCCTCGTGACTAAGATCAGCTTTGAATACTTGATGTTAAGCACACTGCCACTATTTCCCTGATGCTGAAGCTTTGAATATGTTACTGTGGTTTCTATGTTACTTGCACAGAATTTTACTTCccactttttctttgtttcactaAACAGTAACCGTTGGCAAGGAAACACATATGGAGCTGTAAATTATTTATTAGGAGTAAATTTATCAGGTCCTCATTCTGCGACTATTTATATATGGTTTATTCAAGCGGAAAAAGAGAAATATGCAGTTTGGGGTTTAGTATTGACTGATGGCTTCAAATACTCAGTGGAAGGCATTTTCTAGAAATGGAGTGACAGTCTTATCTGTACTTTCCCCGTATTTATATTTCATTCAGTGGATTACAGAGCACTTACAAAATTGGCAGTTTGATTTTaagaatgagaaaatgaaaggaatCCCTTTGTTCTTGGGTGCAATGTGCAATTAAATACGTTTCTGAAGAAGCCAGTGATCTATACATTGTGATATACACAAACGTCATAGtaatgtgaaggaaaaataagataCTGTAAAAATAGATCCATGTATAGCAACTTAAGCAATATTTTAGAACAGGAAATAAAGAGGACAAGTATTCCATTAGAAATTATTATCCGACCTAAAAGGGCCCCAAGCCGTTCTACATGATACTACACTAACTTGGAAACCATTCTTAAATTTTAGCTAATTAAATGAAGGTTGTGAAGCAGTGTATGGAGACATAATCagcttttttttaagagttacGATAGTAAGTAAAAGTCTCTGGAAACGGAGTCATGTGTTGGAGTACAGCAACTAGGAAACACGAGTGTCTGAAAGCTGacaaaaaattacatgttttgaaGAGTTCTTCAGATCCACAGCCCAGAGGTGGAAGGTGATGAGGGGAAGAAAGTGATCTGATCTGTGGTATATGTTTTTCAGGGACTTGGTgtatgcagaaatatttcctgCAAACTATTACTTGAAATCCCTAAATGCAGCAAACACAAGTGAATAAAGTGAGTTTTAAACACTTGTGAGACTGAAAAAGCACGCAGATCTATTGGGTACAAGGAGTTCATCCAGCCAATTAATCAAACAGTACCTTGCCTTGCTCCCCAGATACGCACCCAACTATCTAGCAGAAACCCCGAGTGTGAATGTTTCTCCTGGGAGCTAGCCTGTCTGCAGAGGTCAACAGTGGGGCACAATCCTAGAGCTAAACCTCACCAAGGCACTGCAGCCTCCCAGCGTAGAAGAATGTTATTTGCTTTCTTACCTTGTTCAGGGTACcatattctttaaagaaataatgcAGTGATGAAATTAGGGTTTCTGCAGCATGTACAAGCCTCTCCTTACTCACATGCATGTGCCAGCTGCTAACAGCACAGTTCACCTTAAAATTTACTCCATTCTCCTTTCAGCTGCCCGCACTTGTTGCCTTCCACCCTCCAGCTCTGGGTAACTCGGAGCTGCCCCCTCTGCTTGCCTCGGGTTCCCAGGAGGTGGgtacagctgctgcccctgccgCGCGGCGGCAGAGCAGCCTCTCACTGGCATTTTCATCCCATTGAGAGGATATCATTGTTCATAATCCTAACACAGCTGGAGGTGGGCAGGGTCAGACAGGCAGCAGGGCTAAGGCAACCCCAAAGCACTGAAAGAGCTGCCCTGAGTTGGTGAGTTAGAAAGCTCTTTGTGGGAAGACATTCGCGACGGCTTTAGGCATCTGCCTTTGGTGGTCTTCAAAAAAGCCTTCTGGTGATGCCTTCTTCTCTTCATTAGTTTTAAAAGGACTGAGGATGCTAGGTTTTGGTTCATTGTAGGTATGAATTTACTAGAAGAACTAGCAGTGGGGTGAGGGTGTAGCTGCCTCCGTTCTCCCATAGCTCCTGCAGTTTGGCCTGATGAGGACCACGTGTctccaagcactgcagctctcCCCAGTGCCTAAATCCCCAAAACTGCATGCAGGGCGGTGGAGAGGAACTGCTGCCCAGTGTGGCAGCCAGGGAATTAGTGCCTTTTGCTGGTCTATCCAAATACTGTGTCCCTGCTCTGTGCCACAGCCTACCCCCAGGGACACCTCTGTCATGCAGCCTGGCACGATGGAGGGGGCCTCCTTGTTCACAGTAGGGCTGTGGCGGCTCCTGGGCTGGGAATTGCACCTAAAAGAGATGTCTAGCAGAGGTTGACGTAAACTGTATGATCAACCCCAAAGTGatagaaggagagaaaaatgcaagtaTAATAGTAACATAATCCTACTAACTGCACTTTCTCTTGGGCCAGTAAGGGGACACCAATCAGACTAACCACTAAAAACCCATGAGGGTTTCATATATACAGAGTAAGTGTATGTAATTGGGATTTACCTTGCTGGAAGTCTCACCCGCTGCACATACGTTTCATTTGCTTTAAGAGACCTAATTATTTCTCTGTCTACAGTATAGAGAGATAGATTTTTAAGTGGGATAAAACTGACAATTTCCATGAGTGCGAAATTCATGGAATTTATAGTCCACACTTAAACAATAAATTACATCTGGTTTATCATAGCTAACAGTAAATATGAAACATACACCTCCTGAAGCAAGGGGAATAAAAATCcacttccctgctcctcccaaTTTAGGAAGTTTTTTTGACTTGATGCCTTAGTTCCATTTAAGTGCCAAGAACATGAAGTAATGTTGGCTTCTATTAATCTTGTTTTGGGGGGCATGACAGTTTTAATGGGAAAAGCTGATAAACATCAGTCTGTGAGTATGGGAGTGGACTGTAACATAAATACTCTTTTCCTGAATGGTCGAAATGAAAACATGAATGCCCAAGTCTGAGAGTTTTTTAGTGTGAACAATGGTATGTGTATCCctatatatatattcatgcaCATCCACATGCATTTTATACATTCCATGGCGTTAAGGGAAtgtattttcttaagaaatcaCACTGTGCGGAGTTTGCCCTTGTCTTAGCTGCATCCTGAACTAAAATAAAACTCAATGACCAGCATGAAGTTTTAACACTGAAATGATCCTATTCTTCCCCTGATTGACAGGGTACACTTCATAAGGCTTAAAACCAACTTCCTGCAAGCCAGGCAGGGTGACTTGATAAGAAAGTGGAATTTAGGGCAATTAAGTGCAATCTGAGCCATGAGAATATGTTTGCAGACTGCAATTGTACACCAGCTGTTTTCAATGACATTCCAGCCATACAATGAAGATTTTACAAACCACATTTATTTAAGGACTGAATTTTCTGCTGTGGGTTGATAATACGCTGTTTGGGGGACTGAGTGAATTCAAACTATGAATGGACATGGTGAGATGAATTAACGTTAATGAACAGGAATCAGCTGCTCTTTGAGCGGGATATTATGAGTCCCAATTGTCGGTGGAACACCTGCACAAGCAGAACATCAAAATGGGTGAGGGTGAAGTACGAAATCTCATATTTGCTCTGTGACTTtaaaaattctgtgaaaatgatattttttaaaaaagtttatattCCTAACAAAAAAGATCTATATCTATATATCGATATCTATATCTGTATGTATTTATAGATaaagtgtgtatatacatatttctgttttggggtaaagaaagaaaattgggaACTTCTGTCCATACTTCACCAACTTTGTTCATTTTGGTCTCAACTGTGACATTTTTAGGTGTAGCTGCAGGAGTTTAGATACTGGAGACAAAGACTTTATGTCTCCCAAGAGTTCACTAGACGTTGCAATTAAACAGGTGTTAGAGGCACTGATGATACATGTATTAGAAAGCCAGGAGTGAATGATGCTGCTGGtaaatccttttcttttctgttcacttTGTGTTTTCTTGAATTTTCTCTTGTGAAAATTCCTGGGATTCAGTTTCTTTCTGGTAGAAAAGACCCAAATAAGATGAAGAGAACTCAGAGAAAACTCCTGTCTCTTATAGCTAGAATACCTTTTTTATGCCTGTGCTTTATGTCTTTTATGTATGCCTTATGTCGATAGTGGGCAGTAATAAAAGTATCTCTGGGAAACAGAAGCGTTTGGGTTTTAAACAAGATAAAAAATGAGATGTGTTGCCTTGTGCTggagaaacaaaggaaatgcaAAGGTTGTGGGAGTATTTAGTGTTGCTATCCTCAGCCTTTGTTTTGTAAGAACAAGAACAGAGAATTgaagtaaacaaaatatttggacCTGATCCTGCAATTCCTACATGGGCAAAATTCCCAACAGTCTCAAGGGAAGTTTTGTTTGTGTTGGGAAAGCCAGATTTGGGCCCATTGTTTCCAGTTAGGAACCAGACTTGTGTTTATTATCTCATGATAGACATCTCGTGTGCTTAGCAGCTCAGATTCCTCAGCCGGAGTCCCTGAATCTGGAAGAGTTAGCGAGTGCCTCACTTTCCCCCTCCTTCAAGCATAGCTAAGTTCCAGATGATTTCAAAAATCACTTTATTCTCTAATGCTTAGTTTCCTGTGACGCTCCTGCCTCACTCCTCCTGTTGGATTTAAAGGTCTTGGCTTTCGGCTTGCATGTGCGCAATAAGAACGGTAGtactttctgcttcctttcctttGGTATTAATGATTGTACAAGATGAAGAGCAATCAGTGGACAGCAGGCCCAGTGTCTCCCCGTATGAGATTGTCTTTGCAAGCATATGCAGTTCATCCAGGATAAAATTACTGACTGATGGTTGTGCAGTCAGTCAGTGACCTGTCTGAATGCAACCAAAGCATCCTTGTTCCTAATCTGGAGGATTTAACCTGGGATCCTCCTTCTCTGGAGGATCTTCAGAGAGAAAAGtcaaaaaatcatagaataatggGTTGGCCAGGGAACTTGAGAGATTATCCACGTCAAGATCCCTGCCCTACAGCAGGGTCAAATATAGCTAAGTTTTTCCTGATAAAGGATTTTCTGTTGCATTAAGATATTGTTAATACTACAGATGGCTTGTGCAATTCTATTTGCAGATTGCTGATTTTGGACTCTCCAACCTTTATCACAAAGACAAGTTTTTGCAGACCTTTTGCGGAAGCCCACTGTATGCTTCCCCTGAAATAGTTAATGGACGTCCTTACAGAGGCCCAGAGGTAAGAAGGGTCAGCTTTTCCATGGTGGTATGGGGATGTCTTTGATGATAATGTTCTTGAGGGTTAGTCTTAATGCTAGTGTTACCGCACACGTGGGTTTGCTTGGGTCTCTCCCGTATTGAAAGTTCTCAAGCTGCTTCATTTGCTTTCGTTTGCTTTGCCTGTGGTTAGTCAGATGTTAGATACCGGTTTGCCCATCAGTAGGCTCAGCTGGACGTGATGCTGCTCTTGTGGTGCTAATGGCAGGGGGAAGGGTGGGGTCAGCTTTCCTGGGCTTCACACACATTGTCTCTGTATTTCAGGTTGACAGCTGGGCCCTTGGTGTATTGCTTTACACTCTGGTTTATGGAACGATGCCCTTTGATGGCTTCGATCATAAAAATCTCATCAGGCAGATCAGCAGTGGAGAGTATCGTGAGCCAACACAGACCTCAGGTATAAAAAAGGAGTGAGGGCAATGTATTGAGCTGACAGGAGTTCAGAATGGAGGGTTTGCCCAGCCCCTTCCAACAGGTTTTGGTGTCATATtagaatgatgaaagaaaaaaatctctcatAACCTTACTGACTTCATCTGCTATCATTTCCCATCTGGGTACAGCATTTACCAAAAGCCCTTTTGAAATTAACGTTTTATAGCAGATAGATTTTAGTGCCTTGGGGAAGCAACGGGCTTTTTTAACTAGATCTATGACAGTGGAAGGTCTGTTAGCTATTGCAAGTGGAATTGTTCAGACAAGCTGTAAACCAATACAACATACTGGTACAGATCAGTCCTCTAACTACACTGTGGTATATCACAAGCAGAGAGAAGATAAATGGTCAGAGCGACGCAGTCGCTTATCCAAGAAAGCAGGCTAAAATCTGAGTTCATGCCACTATGTTTGCATTTACTTCTACTTAGAGGATAACAGATTAAGCAGTCACCTGACAGAAAAGCATCAACTACGTCTGGGTCATTGATTATAATGACCCCTTCCAGACTTAAACATGGTCATTGATTATAATGACCCCTTCCAGACTTAAACATGGTCATTGATTATAATGACTCCTTCCAGCCTTAAACATCTAtgtataaattatatttaaatgaatatttatctTGTATCATTTGTTTGCCATCCCTttcaattttctgctttcttgctcTCTTTATGAAAATACACCTTTAAAATATACAGAAGACTACACTGTTTATggaaaaagtaaatacaaaagcAATAATGTGTAGATCATTTAAAATATCCCAAGtcccctttgttttcctcttaagTTTTGTAATTATTAGAGCTGATAGGTTGGTGACTTCCTTCAGTAATATGGAACTATTCACTGACTAATACAGtacaaatattaatttctttgatAACCCAGTGTACATTTCCCAGGGTGAATCATATTCTTCTGATAAGAAGTAGTACTCAAATACATTTTCCAACATTGACTGATGGCCAAAGCCTTGCCCCCTTTCACTTCTCCTGTTGTAAGAAGCATTATTTTTGCCCATTTGATTGGCTTCATACTTCCATTTTAAACTGACAAAACTAAGAGTGCTCagattctaaatattttatattgcatTCTTTGTCCATAGATGCTCGTGGTCTTATCagatggatgctgatggtgaacCCTGAACGCCGAGCAACCATTGAAGACATTGCCAACCACTGGTGGGTTAACTGGGGCTACAAGAGTAGTGTTTGTGACTGTGATGCCATGAGGGACTCCGAGTCCCCGTTGCTGGCAAGGTTCATTGATTGGCATCACCGTTCTACTGGCCTCCAACCAGAGACTGATACCAAAATGAAGTGCCTTTCTAAGCCCAAAGGTCCTGAAGTCACACTAGAGAGACAAAGGTCTCtgaaaaaatcaaaaaaggaaaatgacattGCACAGTCCATCCAGGAAGGAGGAGCTGAAAATGCATCCAAACCCACCTCCAAGAGACCCAAAGGCATCCTGAAGAAAAGGAGCAACAGCGAACATCGATCTCACAGTGCAGGTTTCATTGAAGGAGTGGTCAGCCCAGTCTTGCCCTCTGCTTTCAAGCTGGAGCAAGAGTTGTGTAGGACTGGTGTAGCCATTAAAAGTGTTGTGGAGGGAGAGGTAGCGGGAAAATATGGCACTAAGCAGTCTTCACTAATGCCAAAAAAAGGAATCTTAAAGAAGACTCAGCAGAGGGAGTCCGGCTATTACTCCTCTCCAGAACGAAGTGAATCTTCTGAACTCTTGGACAATAATGATGAGACAGTAAACAGTGACACTTCTCCGGGGGTCACAGAGCCATCCAGAAATGGGTCTTACAGCCACTCCTGCAGGCGTAAGGGCATCTTGAAACATAACAGCAAGTATTCTACCAGCAGCACTGAATCTGCTTTGATTAGCCCTGACACACCAACGCTGGAGGCCATGGAGGAAGTGGTCCTGCCTGGGGATGCATTACCTCGAAGTTATAGTCGCCCTTCCAGCGTGATTAGTGATGACAGTATTTTGTCCAGTGACTCCTTTGATTTGCTGGATTTGCAAGAGAACAGGCCAAACAGACAGAGAATACGGAGCTGTGTCTCTGCTGAAAATTTCCTCCAGATCCAAGACTTCGAAGGACTTCAGAACCGCCCACGGCCACAGTATCTAAAACGTTATCGCAACCGTCTGGGGGACAGCAGTTTTTCCCTTCTCACAGACATGGATGATGTGACTCAGGTCTACAAGAAAGCCCTAGAGATCTGCAACAAGCTCAACTAGCAGAGGGAAGatggaaagggagggaagggagtttTTCTGTGTACCTTTATGATGGAGTAAGCCAGGTCACTGATTTGCTGACAATGGTAGGTTTTGCTTCAAAGGACCTGACTGTACCTACATAGCTGAACTCCTAGTGAAGTAGCCCCAAAGCCATCTCACACTTCTCTAATTTTGTGTCCTCCAAATATTACCTACCTGACCAGAGAAAAAACTTTGGTCTTTGTATACGTGATGAAAGCACATCAGGATCTAGCAGACAAAAGCATCAAGATTTGATGGCTTGAAGTCAAAGCTAGACAGAATTAAAACTGGAAGTGAGGGACACACATTTTGAGAGGTTTGTAATTAATACTAGATTAGCTTTATCTAAGCTGAATTTTTCAAGTCAAATTTGGATGTCTTTTAGAAAGAAAGCCCTTATTTTCCCCTGAAGTTACTCATCTGGATACAGTCATTGCACATTGGAAATCTTTGGCTTGCATTATGCAGGAGGCTAGGCTAGGTGGTCACCATGGTCCCTTCCACCAGGGTGACCTGAGAGGTTCTGAACGCGTTCTGGGACAGATAATTTGAGAGACTCATCTCAGAATAACCTCGCGAGGTATATGTGGACAAGCAGTGGAGCGGGCATTCAGATCTGGCCCCTCCCACAGCCATTGCTCTTCAGTGAGCAGGAGGCCCTAAAATTGTTTCCAACTACCACTCCTACCAGCAAAAGCAGTCACAGAAACGATAATGGGAACTGGAAGGAATAGATGTTATCAGCAGCTAAATGACCTTTTAAGGCATTTCAACCTGTGTGTTCAATTTGTGACCCTTTCAAAATGGCCAGCCAGATGAATGCCCAGACAAAGATGGATGTAACAAAGGGTCTCAAGGGTTAACTGACCCTCCAATCTAGAGTTCAGTCGCTGTCAGCAAATGGTGCCACCTTGCTGTTAGCTTGTAGTATTTGAGGGTGACAGGTAGTTTGTGACCAGAATGTTAGGTAAGGAAAAGGTTGTAGCATGTAGGAAATGGATAGAGGTCAGAGAGTTAGTGGGAAGATGCCTTtctccaaatgaaaatgtttctagGTAGGTAGAGCAGAAAGAATTGAGCGGTGAAATGATAATGGTAGATTTGATAACAGGGTTAGCGTAAAAATGCAGGCCTCTCTCTATATAGTGTAGCTGGTACTGTGTGTGCAATGATACCAGTTTGAAAAAAACGAGAAGGATATGTGTTTGTGTTCTCAGACATATCTAAATATCCAGACTGAAGGCTTCAACTCCCATAAAGGTACCACATGGGTCTACTGGATTACCTGAATGTAAGCCTATGTCAGAAAGGCACTGTGTGTTTGACAGGCCTGGGCAAACTGGAATCTTAAGGCCCATTTCAGTCTCATTTCCGTGAGCACATAGCCCCTGGCTTTCTTGAAGGTGCAATGGTGCGAATAAGTGGCAGGTTTCAGCCTATGATGTCAAATGATCCACAGCCGCAGAACTTAGGTCTACACGCATACCCAGAGCAGAGGAGCATGGGGCGAGCTCTGTTCTCCCACCCTGTAACTggaactgaaagcagaatttggcccactgTGTCCATAATCGTAGAGATCGTGCAGAAACAGAATAGAGTTCCTCTGGGGATTCCCTGGGACTCAGGGATAACCCCATAAATCATGGGTGTCTGGGGCAGGGAGCTATTTCACTTGCAGATTCTTTATTCGGTGTATCATGGTACTTAAGTCTGCCAGTTCCTCCTAAAAATCAACTGGGCTGCCTAGCATAAAGATGAATGAGCTTGAATTTCCTCAATCAGTTAATCTGCCTCTATGGAGAACCTTTACTTATTGTGAAACACTGGACCAAATTTGGCCCTGGAGTAAACGGCATCAATACCATGAAATCTATGAGAGACGTGCTCTCAGGTGGTCAAGTGAAATTTGGCTTACTGTCCATTTGCTCAGGAAGGGCAATTGCAGGTCATTTCTCTACAGATGCGTACCTCTTTATGATATTCAGATGTCCCATCTTCTCACAAGCCCTGCATGTGCTCTTTTAGCCCATCCGAAATCAACACCCCATTTTGCAGTGTATTTAGTTAAAAAGTTTGCTGTGGTGCATTTTAAAACAACTCGACATAAACTCCATGGCCTTTCTGAAACAAGGATGTGCTTTGCAACCACAGCTTCTAACTCGTGCCCCGGAGCATAagagccagatcctcagctggtgtaaatcagcgcTGTCCCGTTGACATGACGGAGCATCATGTCGGTGGGGTTACGCTGATTGACAACTTCCCTGCAGATCTGGCGCTAAACCTTGAATGGATTTGTAGAGGTTTCAGGACGAAGGGAAGGGAACTCAGCGGGCTGTGGCAGGGAAGTGAAGAGCACCCTGAAGGCTCCTGTCTCCCGAGGCTTTTGCCCAGGCCTGCTTCCTTGTGTGCAAATGTGAATGAGTGAGTGACTGCTTGCTGCCAAACTGGAAATGTTATGTAGGGATTTACTGGCATGTTACTGGCATGTTACATGT
This region includes:
- the NUAK1 gene encoding NUAK family SNF1-like kinase 1 — protein: MEGAEAAARGSSSSSPVQPRCSSCGSGPAGGGEAAAAAAAAMEEPLGEAPSPEVTAAARKQQGVKRHHHKHNLKHRYELQETLGKGTYGKVKRAIERFSGRVVAIKSIRKDKIKDEQDMVHIRREIEIMSSLSHSHIITIYEVFENKDKIVIIMEYASKGELYDYISERRRLSERETRHFFRQIVSAVHYCHKNGVVHRDLKLENILLDDNFNIKIADFGLSNLYHKDKFLQTFCGSPLYASPEIVNGRPYRGPEVDSWALGVLLYTLVYGTMPFDGFDHKNLIRQISSGEYREPTQTSDARGLIRWMLMVNPERRATIEDIANHWWVNWGYKSSVCDCDAMRDSESPLLARFIDWHHRSTGLQPETDTKMKCLSKPKGPEVTLERQRSLKKSKKENDIAQSIQEGGAENASKPTSKRPKGILKKRSNSEHRSHSAGFIEGVVSPVLPSAFKLEQELCRTGVAIKSVVEGEVAGKYGTKQSSLMPKKGILKKTQQRESGYYSSPERSESSELLDNNDETVNSDTSPGVTEPSRNGSYSHSCRRKGILKHNSKYSTSSTESALISPDTPTLEAMEEVVLPGDALPRSYSRPSSVISDDSILSSDSFDLLDLQENRPNRQRIRSCVSAENFLQIQDFEGLQNRPRPQYLKRYRNRLGDSSFSLLTDMDDVTQVYKKALEICNKLN